In one Bactrocera tryoni isolate S06 chromosome 5, CSIRO_BtryS06_freeze2, whole genome shotgun sequence genomic region, the following are encoded:
- the LOC120777785 gene encoding uncharacterized protein LOC120777785, which produces MPNLEAPIGYDESSPENSYSAEAAADVPTVGAPMQPLPAGAVEIRVQPPGQQPTQAPARRLPALSPNPVHVRPLQRFSEFDRELALLEEENYWPVVPVVQILPINLPPQLPEPSLDELLRRVTGRNDLHNVDIVRLRVISYSISLASLPLFLPRLQHLDLSGSVLCSLRDLGYGLLHLSYLNVSNCGLNSFDGTSGLPAVRVIIADGNMIQRVDPLTDLVLLQRLSVRNNRISDLGLLTFLGLCPNLLELELQGNSVIHNPLYRSTLQRSVPTLRVLDGIPLGASSAAAQATVTIAAAGGNSSTDGEVSSLSSELYSDSSRAESNASSLAGVPGATHRPATAPQPAASEGNVYVQSPRPASVAHTAELRRSSLTMGAPVVGSVLSLVRRNRRQRRQAWSTSSHSSSSNSSLHSPLEHECSENRLSALPQQLSSDSND; this is translated from the exons ATGCCCAATTTGGAGGCACCCATTGGCTACGATGAATCTTCACCGGAGAATTCCTACTCTGCCGAGGCAGCTGCTGATGTGCCCACAGTGGGCGCACCCATGCAGCCGCTGCCAGCTGGCGCTGTAGAAATACGTGTACAGCCACCGGGCCAGCAACCAACGCAAGCGCCTGCACGACGACTGCCTGCGTTGAGTCCAAATCCGGTACATGTACGTCCATTGCAACGCTTCAGCGAGTTTGACCGCGAATTGGCGCTATTGGAGGAGGAGAACTACTGGCCAGTGGTGCCGGTCGTGCAGATACTACCAATAAACTTGCCGCCACAACTGCCCGAGCCGTCACTGGATGAATTGCTG CGTCGAGTCACTGGTCGCAATGATTTGCATAATGTGGACATTGTGCGCCTACGCGTCATCTCATATAGCATCAGTTTGGCAAGCTTGCCGCTCTTCCTGCCACGCCTACAGCATCTCGACTTGAGCGGCAGTGTGCTTTGCTCGTTGCGTGATCTCGGTTATGGTCTCCTACACCTGAGCTATTTGAATGTGAGTAATTGTGGACTGAATAGTTTTGACGGCACTAGTGGACTGCCAGCTGTGCGTGTAATCATCGCTGATGGCAACATGATACAGCGTGTGGACCCACTCACCGATTTGGTGTTACTGCAGCGACTGAGCGTGCGAAATAACCGCATCAGTGATTTGGGCTTACTCACTTTCTTAGGACTTTGCCCTAATTTGTTGGAATTAGAGTTGCAAGGCAATTCCGTTATACACAATCCACTCTATCGCAGCACCTTGCAACGCAGCGTGCCCACATTGCGTGTATTGGATGGCATACCGCTGGGCGCCTCGTCTGCGGCCGCACAAGCCACAGTAACCATTGCAGCCGCTGGCGGAAACTCTTCAACGGATGGCGAGGTGTCATCGCTTTCGAGTGAGTTGTACTCTGACTCCTCACGTGCCGAATCGAACGCGTCGTCGTTGGCGGGTGTGCCTGGCGCGACGCATAGGCCTGCAACGGCTCCTCAGCCTGCAGCGAGTGAAGGCAACGTTTACGTACAGTCGCCAAGACCGGCCTCAG TCGCCCACACAGCCGAGTTACGCCGCAGCTCACTTACCATGGGCGCGCCAGTCGTGGGCTCGGTTCTTAGTTTGGTGCGTCGTAATCGGCGGCAGCGTCGCCAAGCTTGGTCCACGTCGTCACATAGTTCCTCATCGAATTCATCTCTGCATTCTCCTTTGGAGCATGAGTGTTCGGAAAATCGTCTATCTGCTTTACCACAACAGTTATCTAGTGATAGTAATGACTAA